In the Kitasatospora terrestris genome, one interval contains:
- a CDS encoding molybdenum cofactor biosynthesis protein MoaE: MSENHDPIRLLAIRDTPLSLDEVYAAVGDDAAGGTTLFVGTVRDHDGGKSVAALEYSAHPSAEREMRRIAEKICADFPVRALAAVHRVGRLEITDRAVIVAVSCAHRGEAFAAARRLIDDLKHEVPIWKHQVFADGEEEWVGAGEC, from the coding sequence ATGTCCGAGAACCACGACCCGATCCGCCTGCTCGCCATCCGCGACACCCCGCTGTCGCTGGACGAGGTGTACGCCGCCGTCGGTGACGACGCCGCCGGCGGCACCACGCTCTTCGTCGGGACGGTCCGCGACCACGACGGCGGCAAGTCGGTCGCCGCGCTGGAGTACAGCGCGCACCCGAGCGCCGAGCGGGAGATGCGCCGGATCGCCGAGAAGATCTGCGCGGACTTCCCGGTCCGCGCGCTGGCCGCGGTGCACCGGGTGGGCCGGCTGGAGATCACCGACAGGGCGGTGATCGTCGCCGTCTCCTGCGCCCACCGCGGCGAGGCGTTCGCGGCCGCCCGGCGGCTGATCGACGACCTCAAGCACGAGGTGCCGATCTGGAAGCACCAGGTCTTCGCCGACGGCGAGGAGGAGTGGGTCGGCGCCGGGGAGTGCTGA